CTTCTCAGGAAAGGGATATTGGATTTTTGCTATATGCTTGAATATATCTGCAAGAAGAAAGGTAAGAATCTAAAATTAGAATGCAATGCCGAGTTAGATACGATAAATTTTCAGGTTGCAAAAATAACCCAGAGAAAAGAAGCAAGATCTGGAAAAAGAAAGATGAAAATAATTCAAGTTCCATACGCTGTGTTCAACATAGAAGAGCTTAAAAGGAAACTTGTAAGCCCACGCACAAAAAATAAAATTAAGTATGAAATTTATTTTGGAAAATGGTTTTGTAGCTTTCAGCAAAAGCTATGTGCAAATACAGGAAGAGCTACAAAGAGAAATTGATAAAATTTTGAAAGAACTTACAGGAACATAAACTTTTTCAACAAATGGACAAGGGCAATAAATTTATAAAAGGAATAAATGAGTTCAACAACGGGCTTTTCTTTGAATGTCATGATACATTTGAAGAAATCTGGAACGAGGAAAGAAACCCCGAATTAAAAAAATTTTACCACGGTCTAATACACATAACTGTTGGTTTCTACCATCTGACAAACTATAACTTTCGTGGAGCGGTAAGCCAATTTAAAAAAGCATTTGACAAAATTGGAACTTATCCGCAAATTTATATGAACATAAAACTTTGGGAATTGCTTAGTGAGGTCAAAATCTGGCTTGAAAAAGCGGAGAAAGCGTTAAATGGAGAAAAACAGAATTTAAACTTTGAAAATTTACCAAAAATAAAATTCATTGATGAAAAATGAGAATTGGGAAATACGATATATATGCAGTTGAAACAGGACGATTCAAACTTGACGGTGGTGCAATGTTTGGAATCGTTCCAAAAACAATTTGGGAAAAACTCAATCCGTCGGACGAAAAAAATAGAATTGAACTCGCCTTAAGAACGCTTTTAATAGTAAGCGACGACAAAAAAATTCTCGTTGACACGGGAATAGGAAAAAAATGGGATGACAAATACGCTGAGATTTACGGCATTGACCATGCGAAATTTACACTTGAAAATTCACTTGCAAAGTTTGGGCTTAAAACAGACGACATAACAGATGTTATATTAACACATTTACATTTTGACCACGCCGGTGGTTCAACTATGCTTGACTCCGATGGGACTTTAAGACCAACATTTAAAAATGCAACTTACTATGTCCAAAAGCGAAACCTTGAACTTGCAATGAACC
This is a stretch of genomic DNA from Candidatus Thermokryptus mobilis. It encodes these proteins:
- a CDS encoding DUF309 domain-containing protein — encoded protein: MDKGNKFIKGINEFNNGLFFECHDTFEEIWNEERNPELKKFYHGLIHITVGFYHLTNYNFRGAVSQFKKAFDKIGTYPQIYMNIKLWELLSEVKIWLEKAEKALNGEKQNLNFENLPKIKFIDEK
- a CDS encoding TaqI family restriction endonuclease; translation: MDFCYMLEYICKKKGKNLKLECNAELDTINFQVAKITQRKEARSGKRKMKIIQVPYAVFNIEELKRKLVSPRTKNKIKYEIYFGKWFCSFQQKLCANTGRATKRN
- a CDS encoding MBL fold metallo-hydrolase, translated to MRIGKYDIYAVETGRFKLDGGAMFGIVPKTIWEKLNPSDEKNRIELALRTLLIVSDDKKILVDTGIGKKWDDKYAEIYGIDHAKFTLENSLAKFGLKTDDITDVILTHLHFDHAGGSTMLDSDGTLRPTFKNATYYVQKRNLELAMNPNEKDRASYLPENFMPLIEFNQLEVVDGEFEIFDGVELIVSDGHTIGQQLVKVSDGEKTIVYCGDLIPTSSHIPIPYVMAYDLQPLITMEEKKKLLKRALEENWILFFEHDPYADCATVKQGKKYIELDRRFNLDEI